A region of Rhea pennata isolate bPtePen1 chromosome 36, bPtePen1.pri, whole genome shotgun sequence DNA encodes the following proteins:
- the ATP1A3 gene encoding sodium/potassium-transporting ATPase subunit alpha-3, producing MGYGRSDSYRVATTQDKGGEKESPKKGKSKTRDLDDLKKEVAMTEHKMSIEEVCRKYNTDCVQGLTHSKAQEILARDGPNALTPPPTTPEWVKFCRQLFGGFSILLWIGAILCFLAYGIQAGTEDEPSNDNLYLGIVLAAVVIITGCFSYYQEAKSSKIMESFKNMVPQQALVIREGEKMQLNAEEVVVGDLVEVKGGDRVPADLRIISAHGCKVDNSSLTGESEPQTRSPDCTHDNPLETRNITFFSTNCVEGTARGVVIATGDRTVMGRIATLASGLEVGKTPIAVEIEHFIQLITGVAVFLGISFFILSLILGYTWLEAVIFLIGIIVANVPEGLLATVTVCLTLTAKRMARKNCLVKNLEAVETLGSTSTICSDKTGTLTQNRMTVAHMWFDNQIHEADTTEDQSGTAFDKSSATWVALSHIAGLCNRAVFKGGQENVPILKRDVAGDASESALLKCIELSSGSVKVMRERNKKVAEIPFNSTNKYQLSIHETEDPNDNRYLLVMKGAPERILDRCSTILLQGKEQPLDEEMKEAFQNAYLELGGLGERVLGFCHFYLPEEQYPKGFAFDCDDVNFATDNLCFVGLMSMIDPPRAAVPDAVGKCRSAGIKVIMVTGDHPITAKAIAKGVGIISEGNETVEDIAARLNIPVSQVNPRDAKACVIHGTDLKDMSSEQIDEILQNHTEIVFARTSPQQKLIIVEGCQRQGAIVAVTGDGVNDSPALKKADIGVAMGIAGSDVSKQAADMILLDDNFASIVTGVEEGRLIFDNLKKSIAYTLTSNIPEITPFLLFIMANIPLPLGTITILCIDLGTDMVPAISLAYEAAESDIMKRQPRNPRSDKLVNERLISMAYGQIGMIQALGGFFSYFVILAENGFLPSCLVGIRLNWDDRTVNDLEDSYGQQWTYEQRKVVEFTCHTAFFVSIVVVQWADLIICKTRRNSVFQQGMKNKILIFGLFEETALAAFLSYCPGMDVALRMYPLKPSWWFCAFPYSFLIFVYDEIRKLILRRNPGGWVEKETYY from the exons ATGGGG tacgGCCGCTCCGACAGCTACCGCGTGGCCACCACGCAGGACAAGGGGGGCGAGAAGGAGTCGCCCAAGAAGGGCAAGAGCAAGACCCGGGACCTCGATGACCTCAAGAAGGAGGTGGCTATG ACAGAGCACAAGATGTCCATTGAGGAGGTCTGTCGGAAATACAACACGGACTGCGTGCAG GGCCTGACCCACAGCAAGGCGCAGGAGATCCTGGCGCGGGACGGCCCCAACGCCCTCACCCCGCCGCCCACCACCCCCGAGTGGGTCAAGTTCTGCCGCCAGCTCTTCGGGGGCTTCTCCATCCTGCTCTGGATCGGGGCCATCCTCTGCTTCCTCGCCTACGGCATCCAGGCCGGCACCGAGGATGAGCCCTCCAACGACAAC ctGTACCTGGGCATCGTCCTCGCAGCCGTTGTCATCATCACCGGATGCTTTTCCTACTACCAGGAGGCCAAGAGCTCAAAGATCATGGAGTCCTTCAAGAACATGGTGCCCCAG CAAGCCCTGGTGATCCGGGAAGGGGAGAAGATGCAGCTCAACGCGGAGGAAGTCGTCGTCGGGGACTTGGTGGAGGTCAAGGGAGGGGACCGAGTCCCGGCCGACCTGCGCATCATCTCGGCCCACGGCTGCAAg gtTGATAACTCGTCGCTGACTGGTGAGTCAGAGCCCCAGACCCGCTCACCCGACTGCACCCACGACAACCCGCTGGAGACCCGCAACATCACCTTCTTCTCTACCAACTGCGTCGAGG GTACGGCGCGGGGGGTGGTGATCGCCACGGGGGACCGGACGGTGATGGGGCGCATCGCCACGCTGGCCTCGGGGCTGGAGGTGGGCAAGACGCCCATCGCGGTGGAGATCGAGCACTTCATCCAGCTCATCACCGGCGTCGCCGTCTTCCTCGGCATCTCCTTCTTCATCCTCTCCCTCATCCTCGGCTACACCTGGCTCGAGGCCGTCATCTTCCTCATTGGCATCATCGTGGCCAACGTGCCTGAGGGGCTGCTGGCCACCGTCACT GTGTGCCTGACGCTGACGGCCAAGCGCATGGCGCGCAAGAACTGCCTGGTGAAGAACCTGGAGGCGGTGGAGACGCTGGGCTCCACCTCCACCATCTGCTCCGACAAGACGGGCACCCTCACGCAGAACCGCATGACCGTGGCCCACATGTGGTTCGACAACCAGATCCACGAGGCCGACACCACCGAGGACCAGTCCG GAACCGCCTTCGACAAGAGCTCGGCCACGTGGGTGGCCCTGTCCCACATCGCGGGGCTCTGCAACCGGGCCGTCTTCAAGGGGGGGCAGGAGAACGTGCCCATCCTCAAG CGCGACGTGGCCGGGGACGCCTCGGAGTCGGCCCTGCTCAAGTGCATCGAGCTCTCGTCCGGCTCCGTCAAGGTCATGAGGGAGAGGAACAAGAAAGTGGCCGAGATCCCCTTCAACTCCACCAACAAGTACCAG ctctccatCCATGAGACCGAGGACCCCAACGACAACCGGTACCTGCTGGTGATGAAGGGGGCCCCGGAGCGGATCCTGGACCGCTGCTCCACCATcctgctgcagggcaaggagCAGCCCCTGGACGAGGAGATGAAGGAGGCTTTCCAGAACGCCTACCTGGAGCTGGGCGGGCTGGGAGAACGCGTCCTGG gtttCTGCCACTTCTACCTGCCCGAGGAGCAGTACCCCAAGGGCTTCGCCTTCGACTGCGACGACGTGAACTTCGCCACCGACAACCTCTGCTTCGTGGGGCTCATGTCCATGATCGACCCCCCCAGGGCCGCTGTGCCTGACGCCGTGGGCAAGTGCCGCAGTGCTGGCATCAAG GTGATCATGGTGACTGGTGACCACCCCATCACGGCCAAGGCCATTGCCAAGGGTGTAGGCATCATCTCAGAGGGCAACGAGACAGTGGAGGACATTGCCGCCCGCCTCAACATCCCCGTCAGCCAGGTCAACCCCAG GGACGCCAAGGCCTGCGTGATCCACGGCACCGACCTCAAGGACATGTCATCGGAGCAGATCGACGAGATCCTGCAGAACCACACCGAGATCGTCTTCGCCCGCACGTCCCCCCAGCAGAAGCTCATCATTGTCGAGGGCTGCCAGCGCCAG gGCGCCATCGTGGCGGTGACAGGTGACGGTGTCAACGACTCCCCAGCGCTGAAGAAGGCCGACATCGGGGTGGCCATGGGCATCGCTGGCTCCGACGTCTCCAAGCAGGCAGCCGACATGATCCTGCTGGATGACAACTTTGCCTCCATCGTCACTGGGGTGGAGGAAG GCCGCCTCATCTTTGACAACCTGAAGAAGTCCATCGCCTACACCCTGACCAGCAACATCCCGGAGATcacccccttcctcctcttcatcatGGCCAACATCCCGCTGCCCCTGGGCACCATCACCATCCTCTGCATCGACCTGGGCACCGACATG GTCCCCGCCATCTCCCTGGCCTACGAGGCGGCCGAGAGCGACATCATGAAGCGGCAGCCCAGGAACCCCCGGTCGGACAAGCTGGTCAACGAGCGGCTCATCAGCATGGCCTACGGGCAGATCG ggATGATCCAGGCGCTGGGCGGCTTCTTCTCGTACTTCGTGATCCTGGCGGAGAACGGcttcctgccctcctgcctGGTGGGCATCCGCCTCAACTGGGACGACCGCACCGTCAACGACCTCGAGGACTCCTACGGGCAGCAGTgg acCTACGAGCAGcgcaaggtggtggagttcaCGTGCCACACGGCCTTCTTCGTGAGCATCGTGGTGGTGCAGTGGGCCGACCTCATCATCTGCAAGACCCGCCGCAACTCCGTCTTCCAGCAGGGCATGAA gaatAAGATCCTGATTTTCGGGCTCTTCGAGGAGACGGCGCTGGCCGCCTTCCTCTCCTACTGCCCCGGCATGGATGTGGCGCTGCGCATGTACCCCCTCAA GCCGAGCTGGTGGTTCTGCGCCTTCCCCTACAGCTTCCTCATCTTCGTCTACGACGAGATCCGCAAGCTCATCCTGCGCCGAAACCCTGGAG GTTGGGTGGAGAAGGAGACATACTATTGA